The Garra rufa chromosome 20, GarRuf1.0, whole genome shotgun sequence genome contains the following window.
CTTTTTTATGTCCCTTCTTACATTGTGGGACAGGTGGCTAAATCTTTAATTTTATGTCACCTGGATTATTGTGCACCGGTATGGTCCTCTGCATCTAAAGGTCAGCTAAAGAAATTACAAACTGCCCAGAACAGAGCTGCTAGGTTAGTATTACATTGTACCATGAAAACTAACACTATCAGTATGCACCATCAGCTCTCATGGTTAACCGTAGAGAACAGGCTGGTTCTCagtacaattacattttttaggaACATTGTCTTTTCTACTCAATCTGTTTTGTTATATAACCAAATTGTCAGATGTAGTCAGGTTCATTTTCATTTTACTAGGTCAGCAGATGATGGCCAGATGATGTTACCACGTCCAAAATCGAATGCTTTAAAGAAAACGGCTATTTATCATGCTATCAATCTTTGGAATAATTGCCCACTGTACATACGTAAATTGGATAGTAAAGTATCTTTCAAGTACCATCTGAGGATGCACTATTTAAATTTGTGAGGATGAATGAGCACACTCACTGTTGTATGTGATAAGGAATGTTATGCCCACGATGTAATAACTTTTTCTGACTGATTTCAAATGTTTATAATGCTGTCTGCAATGGCTTTTATATGATCATTGTAAGATTTCgatttgtattttgtgtattgtaaatttgtcttttgttttgtcttttgtatGGACCCCAGGAAGACTAGCTCGTGCCACTTAGGTGACAGCTAATGGGGATCCTTTTACCAATAAACCAATAaaccaacctgacagaactggagaggatctgcaaggaggaatggcagaggatcttgttgcatctttcccaaaaagactcatggctgtattagatcaaaaggttCCTTTTACTAAatactatatactgtatatatacagtgggtacggaaagtattcagacccccttacaattttcactctttgttatattgcagccatttgctaaaatcatttatgtaatatttattcaagataaacttttaaatgctgtctacatcacgcacagacagcattcacatatacagcatcgcctattgttaatataataatgtaatattgtattaatttctataacaattgatcatttcttaactcaaaataaaatattaattaaacccatctctgataatcctgggttactatggtcatgagaaatggccacgagaaatggatgttgttccctcaatataagaagttgtggccacgagaaatggatgttgTTCCCTCATCATCATAATATGACGTTTCCACAAGTTAATAAGACATTCCCacaaattaatatctcgtggccacgacataatatcacgttcctacaagtttatatgtgaccctggaccacaaaaccagtcataaggttaaatttttacaaaactgagatttatacatcatatgaaagcttaataaataagctttctattggtatatagtttgttaggataggacaatatttggccgagatacatctatttgaaaatgtggaatctgaggatggaaaaaaatctaaatactgagaaaatcacctttaaagttgtccaaagtaggttcttaacaatgcatattactaatcaaaaattacattttgatatatttacagtaggaattttacaaaaaatcttcatggaacatgatctttacttaatttcctaatgatttttggcataaaagaaaaatcaaaaattttgacccatacaatgtatttttggcatttgctacaaatataccccagcgacttaagactggttttgtggtccagggtcacatatgtcgtggccacgacaaaaacataagtgaaccgaaggtgtcccctccaggtcaccgtaaaattaaaatactacttttaaatgaaaatatttttatttcatacctGAACATaactattctttttccaaagtttgcatgcctataatttaagaagtattaaagatatagcaatataattttagattctagttcttaataCAGTTTTCTTTCAGAATCTAAATTTTCAAGGTCCTACACCgatcagtcccagagatatgagtATCTCAATGCGGCtccattttcaaatagttgaatatAACAAATTTTCAGTGGTTAAAAACCAAATGTTaatcactttgtatacagctggtACTGTATTTAAAGCAGAATGTCTGAGGAATCAGTAATGTTGAAAGTAGGAATGCATCTTGTTTTCCTCTATTAAAACAAGATAGAGGGCAACAAAGATAATTAAAtacaacagattttactaatagagctaccaatttctgtgtaaaaataacattatgatgctgccatctttctgaagtcatttttaaccatctgtaatttggctctgaaacTCTGAAATGCTATTTTGACCCTTCTCTACAAAATAGTGAATTGCTCAGTAAACATTCAACCATGACATCTAATCtcttggctttcatcactatacatgtctatcttccttcagaaaaaatattagcaaatcaCAAATTTGAGCTGGTTTagttgacatggaatgaccctaGTACTCTTGTGATTATGATGAACCATGTTTCTCATTTGtaaatcactttggataaaaaaatctaaatgaatgtAGAGGTCTATCAATAAAGACTCAAAACATTGGCATATTTTGGCATCACTTGGCTAAATTTCAAAATGCAAACAAGCATACTACTCTGAAGTCATATGTTAATAATTACAAACTCAGCCCTTTCAGCTTAATGAGGCACAGGTGTAAACAACAAGCTGATTAATGAACATATTTGATTGGTCAATCAATGTCACTCAGTGATTCAAAAATGAGTACAAATAGCACAGTATGTCTCAATAAGCTTGTCAATGTTTGTATGTTAGgagtttttcctcaaaattgtaaaTTTTGGTGTTTACTTGAGTAGTACAACAAACTTACCATGCCTTGGGCAAAGGGCATCTTACTTTTCACAATGGCTGTGACAATGTTGAGCTCTTCTTTAAAAGCTGATCCTGATGCCTTTTCTGAAATGGGTGCTACTTCTGGAGTAGTTTCTGAACGCTCAATCCGTTTTGGCAAACTGTTAATTGGTGGTCAAGGTACAGTTTCAGATGGTGAAATAAAAACATCTGACCTGATGTCAACAGAGTCTGATGAGTATCAGTCAAATGTGGAAGGTAACTGAGATCACAAATTAAAATTTCATGTATTTTGAGTGGAGACTAAAGCTGAATTGTTTTGTGTTTAGCACCATTTCAGCTTGCCAAAGCTAAGCTGCGACGTCTTGGTCCCTCTGTGCACTGTAGCAATGATTCAATGACCTTGCGCATTCCAGGACCAAGAACCCCGCACTTAATGGTTGATCGAGGTAAGTGTCATTGGTATTTTTGGTGtggaatattattatatatatatattttttttttttcccttaactAAGTTTTCTCAACAATCAGGAGAGGAGTCACCAGTCCCTTTATCTAAGATGCCATCCAGCTGTGGTTTCTCATTAAACCGGCAACGTAGGGACATCTCTCTTGTTGCTCCGTATCGGGGATGTCATGTCAAACAACAGGTTAGTGTGCATGCTAAAGGTGACAAGTGCAAGTAACTCTTTCAACTATGGAATCCATTGCATAACCTTAAATATTTCCTAAAAGGGTGGAAGTTTTATTCTGCCGCTTATTATAATGGGAGCTCCGGTGCAAATGTCTTGCCCCATGAGTCCTCGCCTCCCTAAAGTGTCCTGCTTCTCCTCTGGCATGATCATCTCATATGACGTCAGAGCAGATGATGTTAAAATTAAAGGTAAATCACCTAAATTGTTGAATTTTAATGTACAATCCACGCTTCAAAGGGTGtttttacagtgatgccatagaaccgtttctaaagtgtgtgtgtgtgtaagttgaACGGACCTTGTGTTTTACTCTGCTCTTCTGTTTTTAGTGGATGGATCATGGCAGCCTCTGCTTCTAACATACTCTATGTGCTCGTTCACATTGGACACTGCTGGTGGTTCACTGGTTGTCACTGCGCCATTCACAGGAAGCTGTTGGGAAATGACGGTAAGCATTATTGACTGGATTGTCATTCATGGCTTGTCTGGTTTTCACATGTACGCTAGTTGATTGCTCATGTCTTCCACAGGATACTGAAAGGCACCTCCCTTTGATGTATGGTGACCGGGAAGTGACTCTTTCCTGTCCTCTGACGCCGCCAACAACCATTGCTCCACATGACCCAACTGTACCTGACTCTGTTAAAGACCCATTCGGCATGCAACACAGTTTTTACCCTTTCCCAATCAAAAGTCCCTGGTGGCCATATCCTCATGTACAACCTCCAACAGTGCCGCCTACTACTACTACAACAACAACTACTCCGCTGCCTCAAGATCCTGTGCAACATCCCATGTATCCCATGCCAGGGTTTAACCCTTATCACTTTTACCCTAAACATGCCCCACCACAACCTCATCCTTGGTACCCAATGTTTCCCTATATGTACGGTTTCAAGAGCCCAGCTGAAGTGACCACTGCTGCCACAACTACACCTCCCACCACTGCTGCCCCGTTGGATCAGTATGCACAATATCCCATGTTCCCAATGTTCTATGGCCATCAACCAATCGAGTCTTATGGACCTCCAGCTCCTCAGTATCCACAGCTTCCTCAGTATCCTCAGCATCCTCAGCTTCCTCAGCATCCTCAGCTTCCTCAGCTTCCTCAGCATCCTCAGCTTCCTCAGTATCCTCAGCTTCCTCAGTATCCTCAGCTTCCTCAGTATCCTCAGCTTCCTCAGTATCCTCAGCTTCCTCAGTATCCTCCGCATCCTCAGCATCCTCAGCTTCCTCATTATCCTCAGCTTCCTCAGTATCCTGTCTTTGGTCCCCGTAGCTCTAAATGAACTGCTCCATCCTCTATCTCCAGGTCTCATAGCTGCCAGTTTAAAGTGAGTAAGGAGGTACTCTGAAGTGGCATGGGTTTATTGACCTCAGAAGAGAATCAAGTTGCATGCTTGTTTTTAGCTTCGTATAAGCCTAATAAAGCTTCATGAGACTAACTGTTGCTTGTCTTTATTTCCTGGTTGTGCCTTTTGGATTGGTCTGTTTGTGCAGCTTTTTGTCAATTTGTGGGATGAAACtggtttttaacttttttttttttttttttttttttaacaaatttgaaTTGGAGTGGAGACAAGTGCTTTTCAAAGACAAGattcattttcaaaatgataccATTTGCTTGAGTGAACAAGAATATGTGCATGGTATAGCTGTCTGTCCAACTTAAAGCTTGACTGCCAAAATTGATATCTAACTGTTCTAAGACTGTGGGTCAAATGCTGGAGCCAAGTTTTCTCGAGTTGTATAAGAACAAAATGTCTGATTGTTCCCATAttttatatgagcaatatcaaCTTTTGCCATCAAATAGAAGACTGAGATACTAGAATGAACAGATTACGGAAACCTTCAGTCCATAAATTCATTAACCAGTATTGGGGGTCAAAGTAGGTAGCAATATTCTGAGGAATGGAaagtacttaagtattttttttttttactaatagaaaaataaaaacatatgacctgggggtgttccataaaacaaatttaccaaataagccaggcttattttagttagtctgacttattgtcacttgatttgtctTAAAAtaagactaactgaaataagcctgacttatttggtaaacttgttttatggaacaccccccgtTCTTGTTCCCTGACATGTATCTCATGCCAATGTATAAACCTTATTTTTACCCTAAATATGTCCCACCACAACCTCACCATCCTTAAGTTGGTACACAATGTTTCCTCTCTATATGTACAGCTTCAAGAGCCCTGCTTAAGCGAATAATGCTGTCACAACTACACCTCCTTTTAGCCATGTGTAAGTCTAATAAAGCTTCATGAGACTCAATCTGTTGTCTTTATTACCTGGTTGTGCTTTTGGTTTTGTCTATTTGTGTGGCTTTTTCTGTCAAATGTgtccttttttttcttaaagacAAACACTGgcaagtaaatattttttatcacTTAAGAAAAGCTGCGTTCAGAGCATCTGCCCTTATTTTCTTGGCTTGGTAAATTATTCATGCAAGATGTCATATTGCAATATGTGAAATTTGTGGTTATTTATACCATGGGTCCTCAACTCTGGCCTGTGAGATCTATTTTTCTTGCAGAGTTCAgctcagctccaaccctaatcaaacataccTAACCCAGTTCATCAAAGTATTtaggatcactagaaagttaGACAGGTGACTTTGAttaaagttggagctaaactctgcaggaaaatggatcttgtgggccagagttgagaaccactgatttaaaCTGTAGCCACAGTGTTGtcctaatttaaaaaatgtttaaagagaatgtttagatgttttaaagaatgtttaaagTGCACATGAGGTACAGGGGtaaaagtaaaatatatgtaattaATGTGGCAGTTATTGCCATTTaattaaaagttaaattaaattatttgttaAATCTTTGGGAATTGTCTATTATGTAACATTGTCTATTGTGTATAGGCAAGTGCTTTTAATGACAAGtaattcattttcaaaacaacaTTTACTTTAGTGAACAGAAGTTCATAAACTTTTCCTATGGCAAACTACTACGGTAGAGAGAATTAATTTATGCATACACAATCTTTTGTTATACAATTATAAAATTGAGAAAATTATTCTAGAGTtagtacactctaaaaatgctgtattttttctttttaattcaaatgctgggttcagcctgctgggtcattttgagttatttgtaaaaaaaaaaaattacacagatGCTTGGTGGTTTTTCTgaactctaaaaaatgctgcgtTGGTGATTTTTTTTCACCCAGATGCTGGAATCTGTTTGTTGGGGCATTTTGAGTTATTTTTAATATGTCATGCAGGTGCTTTTATAAAGTAACTtttaatgctgggttattttttctcCCCAACCACTGGGTTGAGCCTTTCTCTGATGAAACAACCCAGCTACTGTTATGGTacacgtgctggacggacgagagaCAGTATTAACAATAAcacttatatttaatatatacactTAGAGatacaggcaggaacatccacacaagaAACAAACAATATCAAAAACCGACAGAGTGCTATagacagagacagacttataaagggtgataatttattaaacacaggtgacggtgattacacaaacgagaaCTAAACCAAATTAttacaaaatgacagggggaagacaaatgggaaaaaccaatgacaaaactatgacattacgcccccttccgaataggcgcgtcctcgcgccatagaaaagacaaaaaaaagagagGGGTGGCAAACCAGAAACATAaagtccatgagggagggggcttcggcggaggaagcaaccgaaggagggggaccaaaacaaaagtccaaggggcaaaaaagacagtccaagggggcgacgacagtgggaggagccagggaggagacaggagggaCCCGAAGCAGGAGAGACTCAGCAGGACCCAGattgcagccaggatgacggcccacggtggagccgatggagggaggagccatggtggaggaaggaccgccgactccagggggccgaccgacagaggcggagcagctggcagaggaacccgaggcggagatggagagccgaaaatccagggcgacaccgctgatccggagggccaaggcggaactagAGGCTCTGGCGGCGGAGGCGGAGGTGgagttccggaggtccgcggcggagccggagcgacagaggatggaggctgtgcctgaGGGAGGGAGGAGTGcgtaggagccggtgggacggcgtgacgaggcacagccggaggagcagagtcctgaggtgacggaggggcgacgactgaccagggcggagccggagagacgatggagcccggtgtagctggtggaccgacgggcgacggtggagctgagggcgttgagagccgtggtggagccgcagggtcggagggccgaggtggagatctggactcagaggctggaggcggagctgagggatcctccagccttGCCACTGATGTAAATTGGctgccctgcggcgagcccactgcacagatggtgggctgagggtgagcaaggagACTGACTGGTGACGTCAgggactctggacggctggacagaaccagcggggattcaggacggctgggcggaaccagcggggattcaggacagctgggcggaaccagcagagaccaggcagatccagacagaagagggcgggtagGAGGGAAGTTTAGGCAGGTCAGTGGctccgagaaaaagtctattaagtcacaaGAGTTCTCTTCCACAACTTCGGAAAAGTCAATAAGGTCCCCAGAGTTAtccatctcacccccagcggtgttgcagtgggcagggctctccatttcccatacttgctccacgtcgcaatccaccatCGCAGATGTTGAAGCCGGCTCAtgcacctgatcagccggagaggactctggctctgtcgctcgcggctcaggTTCcgcctccgcggtgcgctcgggttcaaaCTCcgttgtcggggtgatggttggctctCTGGGTcaagagtggggctgacgtcctcctcgacgacgccgacagtccaggacgatccacaggacgccagcacccactcgatgtaatcggcgatgctctctcgaggaccctccccggacagctgcgatTTGGCAGCGATGTTAAGTCCAGCCCGGTAGAATGTACACAAGCAGTTGTCCAGGTAATGTGTGAACGGTGCGAAGAAcacaaagtctcttgtgtggtcctcgagagagcggttcccctgcttcaggaggatgatgaaaaCATCGTGGTCatccatgacaaaaaaaaaaacgacaaaaaaaaacaaaaaaaaaacactgagacaaaaacagaaaagaaacGAAGGGAAAAAAACGCTgtgactgtttcggtcggtcttttcTGTTATGGTacacgtgctggacggacgaggcGAGAGACAGGATTAACAATAAcacttatatttaatatatacttagagatacaggcaggaacaagcaggaacaagcaggaacaggcaggaacaggcaggaacaggcaggaacaggcaCACAAGTAACATCAAACAATATCAAAGACCGACAGAGTGCTATagacagagacagacttataaagggtgataattgattaaacacaggtgacggtgattacacaaacgaggactaaaccaaatgattacaaaatgacagggggaagacaaatgggaaaaaccaatgacaaaacagacagaactgtgacagctaCAGAGTTACAGTCACAACGCGGGCTTTTTGCATTCTCTACAGGAGAGAGTGGTTCTCGGTGCTGTCAATTTGGTGCATTTCTTCAGCAAAATAAgggtttgtatacatttattttcgtttataacataaattgattttattggttataatactgaatttaatttaatttgatgttataATACAAtctctaatctcagtactgtttgtttatgggcagaTTATGGAGTCAGTCATGGCATCTTTTAGCGGCAGCGCTCTGAGGTTCCCCTGGTGAACAGCAGCCCATCACCGGCTTAAATTTTGAAGACACACTGGGATAAGAATTACCACCATTATggtgaaaagtgattacagagaatgGTTGAATATACGTAAgtaacttgggctatgagcttctccacccttcctccagactctaggacaggggtccccaaacttttttctgagtgggccacataattttcttttctttaatggggggccggtcggtttataaaagaaaattccatgggctggactgactactattattattttattatgattttacctgtatttattataccttttaatgctagaatagtttattatttttttatgcaccagacagacaaatgatcatttcttttcaaaagatgtacaggtgcttctcagtaaattagaatgtcatggaaaagttcatttatttcagtaattcaactcaaattgtaaaacttgtctattaaatacatttaatgcacacagagtgaagtagtgtaagtctttggttcttttaatgttcttgtgatgatttggctcacatttaacaaaaacccaccaatttgctatctcaacaaattagaatatggtgacatgccaatcagcgaatcaactcaaaacaactgcaaaggtttcctgagctgtCAAAATTGTCTCTTAGTCTGGTTCACtatgctacacaatcatggggaagactgctgatctgacagttgtccagaagacaatcattgacacccttcacaaggagggtaagccacaaacattgattgccaaagaagctggctgttcacagagtgctgcatccaagcatgttaacaaaaagttgagttgaagaaaaaagtgtggaagaataagatgca
Protein-coding sequences here:
- the LOC141293476 gene encoding uncharacterized protein, which translates into the protein MPWAKGILLFTMAVTMLSSSLKADPDAFSEMGATSGVVSERSIRFGKLLIGGQGTVSDGEIKTSDLMSTESDESFQLAKAKLRRLGPSVHCSNDSMTLRIPGPRTPHLMVDRGEESPVPLSKMPSSCGFSLNRQRRDISLVAPYRGCHVKQQGGSFILPLIIMGAPVQMSCPMSPRLPKVSCFSSGMIISYDVRADDVKIKVDGSWQPLLLTYSMCSFTLDTAGGSLVVTAPFTGSCWEMTDTERHLPLMYGDREVTLSCPLTPPTTIAPHDPTVPDSVKDPFGMQHSFYPFPIKSPWWPYPHVQPPTVPPTTTTTTTTPLPQDPVQHPMYPMPGFNPYHFYPKHAPPQPHPWYPMFPYMYGFKSPAEVTTAATTTPPTTAAPLDQYAQYPMFPMFYGHQPIESYGPPAPQYPQLPQYPQHPQLPQHPQLPQLPQHPQLPQYPQLPQYPQLPQYPQLPQYPQLPQYPPHPQHPQLPHYPQLPQYPVFGPRSSK